The window CCAGCCACCCTTTGATCCTGGTGTATGGTGCTCCTGTAGAAAGGAGTATGTGGTCCagattttattcatattttcatttggaGTGCTGTTTTATCTCCATTCTTCCAGGCAACTTTAGCTTTAGCCTCTTACTTTGAAATATTATATGGAAATGGTcgttttttatttcttcagctaAAACCAAGAATGCAGACATAAATTCTCCTTGGCTcaacacttgctcttgttgacacagaaaatcagtttgagtcatagaatcactaagattGGCAATACCaataagatcatcaagtccaaccatcagcccctgcctgtggctgcttTAGACCATGTTTCTTAGTGTGACAtatacccttttcttgaacacctctagaaATGGTTactccatcacctcccagggcagcctgttccagtgcatcactactctttcaaagaagatTTTCCCGATATCtgacctgaacctcccctggcacaacttgaggccatcaccttTTGTCCtctcactgttacctgggagaagaggccgacacCACCCCTCtaccacctcctttcaggtcatcgtagagagcgataaggtctctcctgggctgctgctcctccatacTGAACAACcacagttccctcagccgctccccatcagacttgtgctctaggcacttcacagcttcattgcccttctaTGGACAGGCTCCCCTGCTCTGACATATTTCTTGTAGAGAGAGGCCCAAAATGGAAAGTAGTATCCCCTCGTActccttttgtttcctctggTGTCACTCTGAACCCATTAGGGGGAGGATAGCTGGGAGCCAAAGCATCAGCGAAAGAGGGGACAAAAGAGGGATTCAGATCTGAGAAGCAAGGAGCAAGTCCTGTCCTGTGTGGTGAAGAGGCCATACGATGGCTACATGCCACACAGAAGGGCCTCTGGGAGTGGCAAGTGGCTGAAGGAGGCAGTGGGTCTCCGTCTTGGTAGCCACTCTCTCTGTCACCCCGGTGGCATCAGGGACACCAGCCAGAACTCATGGCTCCCACCCCTCTGTTCTGCTCACTCTGTCTTGGAGGCAGCAGGATGCAGCCACAGCTCTTTGGACACCCATCGGTGTGGGGTGTGCAGGTGTAAAATCCTCAGTCTCAGCTCAACACAGCTTGTTTCAGTTCACACATCTCCAGGTTTCCCCAGTGACCTGCAAattagagaaaaaggaaagattacAGCACGCTGTCAAAGTCTATAAGGTATAAAGTATCAAATTGTTGAATATTCTATGAAATCAAATATAGAGCCAAATCTACCTTCTACAGTAGAAACATACGTCTTTTCAGAAATATGCTTTGTGGTTTTGCCAGCTTGGCAGATGAAtctttgggaagaaaacagatttatttattgaaaacaCTTCTGATAGGAAACTCCACCCTGACAGTTGCTGAGGTTTTGTCCAAAGTGAGAGAGAAATGAGTGTTGTGAAAAAAAGAGCTGTTCAGATTGAGTATATTTGCACTCTCATTTGTTCTGCGTGTTCCTAGGGAGATGAATGTTAAGATCACCAACCAAAGCAAAGCTTTCATACCTTCAAGTCAACAAGTCTGTAGCGTCTGGGTTTGTCTTGACACCATGACACCACCAAAACAGAAGGCATGGGGTTAGTGCTGTCTGGGTTTGTGTCCAAAAATATCTAGCACTTCCAACCTCCGGTTTACcagaataaataatgaataatatCAGCTTTCAGAGGGTTTTCATTAATGGAAGTGATAATCAAACATGCTTGAGGGACTACACACTGATTAAAAAGCTAGGAAGAGAAATAAGGCTGTTTGGATGACTAGAAATTTCTCTGATTTCTATGTAAGACGAAAGACTGTGTTTATAATGATCAGCAGAATCTCCAGTGGCCGTGACTGCCCTTGGGAGACTTTTAATTCTGTAACTctgtgtgtggggctgtggaggACCAAATGCAAAGTGGAAGAAGATGTGATCCATGTGCTGTGTGGGATGTGACTTTGGAAACTTGTCTGGCATGGTGGAATATGGGAATATGGGGTACTGGTAGAGCAAAGCATTTCATcatgaggaggaagaggaggtttAGTTATATTGTGTGTGCGCAGGAGCACTGTCTGTTGCCTGACTTTGAATAAATGTCATTTAGCCATAAGCTGAAATGTCACCATAGTGCAGGCCATACGCAATGGAAATCCAGCATTTAATACAGAACTATGATACTCACTAAGATTCTGCTGAACTGAGGAGACAAAAACACAGCTTGAGGTTATTTCAAATACATGGTTCGTTGGTTGATGGgttggtttgttggttggttACCAGTACTACAAGCAGTGCAGGCTCTGGATGCTCCTTGGTGGGTctgagcagggacagcagggaTACTTCCACACACATGGAGCTTTGCAAACACCATCATTCCTTGGAGAACATGCTGACATGAGCTGTCAGGAGCACAGTCCTTCCTTTGGGTAAGGGCCTGGCGAGAGCCTGTTCCCAACATGTACCTCTTGATGTACCAAGTAACCATAGTCACCCAAGTTCTGAAGAGTAAAACACCTCTGGAGTCTCGAGGCTTATTTGATGTTGAGACAAGAGAAGCCAAGCCAATAGCCTCCAAACTGGGAAGatttccaggaagaaaaaataaaggctcCAACTCTCTGTTTACCAAAGATCCCGATACTGTAAACATCTCAAATCTCTGCAATGGTTTGTTGAAACTGTCTGAAGTGAAAACCTACTGTATATTTGCCccatgaaaaacattttatggGTGTCTTTTCCCTTAGAGGTATGAGTGTGGTTGGGGAAAAGGGTCACCATCAGGTTCAGACTCATTTTCCACATGGGAGAGTCCCATCACACCAAAGCATCTGCTTCACTTTTGGATGCGCTGGTCGCTCTCCTGGCTTTCCTGCAGGAAGCTGAATCACTTCTATGTTTACAatagaagtgattttttttccagttgtttttcttcaacagACCTAGTCAAAATCTCAGATAAAGTCTTCTGGAAATGCCATGAGTCCTGAGATGGATGTCCAAATGGCTGCCAGGACCCAAGGTTTTGTGGCCCAAAGGACAGGCTTTGTTTTGGAGCTCAGACCCAGGAACACAAGCCAGAGCCCTGATCTCTCCAGGCAATTACAGGATATAAAACGATGCTCGAAAGCAGGCTCCAGAGTGCCTTGGTAACCTCCAAGAACACTCCGAGTGTAGGgagagcagcaaaggaaaagcagacatGAGGAAGCTACTGGCACCTCTGATCTTGACTCTGGCCCTGGcagtgcactgctgctgtgagaaAGGTAAGGAAAGCGGGCATCTTCCTTGGGAACACTGTTGTATCTTAGTGTGGGAGGCTGTACCACAGTAGTAAATCAGAGGGATTTGGGGGTAGACAGCCTTATCTCCTACTGGGTGTTTTCTTCCGCTGgtcaaaaaaataaacatttgcatCACTGAACTGCAGCAGAGAATTCCAACATTTTGACATACTGAAGCATTAAACCAGTTTAGCAGTTGGGTGAGCTGGCAAAGGCATGCTGGATGTTCAATTTTGAGTTAGCAAGgtgagctgcagggcagagctgtgtcAAGAATAGGGAGGGAGACTTTATTCCTGCACTGGAGTGTTGTAGAATCGCAGAGATAGGCACTGAGTCAAGTCTTCACctgctgaaaaatgtgaaatgagGAGAActctgaaggggaaaaaaaacacctattgatagttagaaaaaaatgggaGTTGTCCCATTGAATAAAAGCACATCCTATTTGGAAATGATTCAGGCATGGTGACATTATGATCAAGAGAGAGTAATGCGGTGGTTAGCACTGGAGTTGATGGAGACAGAGGGAAGGGTGGGAAGATCAGAAACAGCAAGTGCTTCTCTCTGCAGCGGGAAAAGAGAAGCCAAGTAGGAAGGGGCCCTGTCTGCCTGTGTTATCTCATTCAGCATTAAGTTTCATTAAGTCCTTGGCATCAGACATGTCATGATTCAATACTggcaaatatattttgtttgatctgtgttttcctgctgtCAGACTCTTGCTCACTTTCTCACTGTTGAGTGtgtctctgctttttttgttaGCTGTTACCATGTTCCAGATTGCTTAACAGCCTTGGAGTaacttctaatttttattttcatttttgaaatccAAGGAATGTATACATTGCTTAAAAATAGAACTACAAACAACTCTTCTCACACAAAGTCTTTGTTTAAGCacagttttgtttggtttgttgggttttttgttttgttttgttttgtttttttggtctCCACAGCTCTTTCTCTGCCTGTAAGCACACTTATGCCAAATACCTAGTGAAATAGTGGGAGAAAAGAGTTGTGAACTAGTCCTGTGTGGGAAAACCaagatgaagaggagatctaCCATGTCTGTTAGAAGACAATTTGCTTGGATGTTTGTAGGGAGTACTAAGGATTAAGATTATGATTAagattgaaaacagaaatacagtgtGTGAATTTGTCCTGGGAGGGCTGGTGAGCCGGATATCTCAGCCCTCAAATCTACAAAGCTGGTAGAATTGATCCTAAAGTGTAAATCCAAAAGCATAGCAAAGTATAGAGTTGATCCTAATTTTTGGCCCTAATTCTCTTTGCTGTCAATATCTTGTGATTTCTACCTAGAGTCAGGGAAATCGCTCTCTCCAAAGATAGGAGAGATGCTCAGCTATCTAAAGGGTGGGCTGTAAGAAAGATGGGGACAGATTCTTTGGCAGGGTGTCTTgtgacagggcaaggggaaatgatttcaaactagaagaggggagatttagactgaatagaaggaagaaattttttaaataaggatgatgaggcactggcacaggttgcccagagaggtggtggatgtcccctccctggagacatccaggctggaggggctctgagcacgcTGATcgagctgtggatgtccctgttcattgcaggggagttgggccagatggcctttaagggtctcttccaactcaaataattctatgatcttcTGGTCCTGTCCAAATCTTGGGTTTTACTCAAATGGtcctttccctcctgctgtaCCTGCTCTTAGCAAGGATGAggatggaggaaaaggaaggtcTGCCTCAAGTTTCTGCTGTGATGTATGACTACTGTATCATTTTACCCTGTTATAAGGAAGATGAAATTAAATGCATCCAATCATGATGGGTGAATTTTGTGGTGGATAATTCTTTCCCTACTTTCTGGGTGTtgataaaacctttttttttgggAGGGACTGACCTTTTGGAAAAGGGAGGGAGCTGGATTCATTCAGTAAACAGAGCGATTCACttagagagagaagcagaagagcagacAACACAAGCAAGttcctgtctgtctgtctgtctgtcttgtAGATCCCAAAGAGCCCTCAGGATCTCCCAGTGCCGCCAGTGAGTATATTGTTGTGACTGACACTTAGCTCTATTCTCCTgtatcttcttcctttcttccctttgatGGGTTCAAGGGATGAACAAGAATCATACTGCATCTCCCTTTCATGAAACTGTGTGACGTAGGAGGAGCAACGTGTCTGGTCTCCATGCTTCTCTGAGTTGGCGTCAGAATCCTCTCCGAAGGGACTGCTGTGCCCCCAGCCTCTTACAAGAGCAGAACGTGACCCAGGGCCTCCAAACATTAGTCTTTGGATCTGCTGGTCAAACAGTCTAGTGCATAGGACAACAGAGAAGAAAGGTTTTGTATCTGAAGGCGAGTTCCTTCcttggcagctgctgggggTTGCAGTCCTTCTTCTGTTGGATTGCCCATGCTGCAGGGAACTGCATACCTCAGAGTGTCCATCGGTTTCACAGCAAGCTGATCCTGACAGAAATCTGCATGGAAAATCTCCCTTGTTCTTTCTTGTGTCTCCATTTTCACACCTTACTGGGTAACACTGCTGCTGGTGAGCATGGAAATTGATATTTCTCCAGTGAGCCAACACAAACTTGgactgggaaagagaaaaaaacccGAAGTGTTCAGGGAAAGGGGGTGATTTCTGACAGGCTGTTATTCGGCCATTTCTGTGTAGTCAATATCCTGCACAAGGGAACCTGACTAAACCTAGAAGACAGAAAGCAAGCCAAGACTCTGAAGTTAGCTGGGCTAGGGAAACAGAGTGCCAttcccttcattttctccttACTCATATTTTATTCTGTCATGACTTTGCCTACTGAGCATTTGCTGTGGACTCATATCATGCTGTGTGATAAGGGAATGGAAATTAAGAAAGAGCCCTTGTTTCATGTAGATGTGCAGGTTGGGGAGAGGGGGGATCCCAGCTGTAGGGCTTTGAGTGCACAGTTGAGTGGGGAAAAATGAACTGGCAGTTGGGATGAGCTGCAGCAGTCATCTGCTtgagaagagagagaacaaTCACTTTTCAGGGGCTAGGCTGGTCTCTGATTTTTACAGACCACGGCCCTGCGTCTCTAACCTGCTGTGTTCTCTCTTGGTAGGCATCACAGTTGAAAAGGAAGTTGCCAATGCCTTTGTGAAGAGGCAGAAGAGGTTCGACATGTATGAATGGTAAAATCATGAGTCAGGCTGAGAATTGGGCTCCAGAGGGCTTTTTGGAAAAGGGGGTGGGATGTGGCAAAGCAATCCTTTGCTGTACATCTACACATCGTGCCTAGAATTAAAAAGTCAGTAAGAGGCTGCCACTGATAgataatttgttcttttttcacaaATATCCTTTCAGGAGTTCAATTGCTGGTCTTTGTTATTCCTTCCCATGGAGAAAGACAGCACTAGCTAATGGGGTCAGCAGGATACAAGTTAGAAGCTGCTCAAACTTGCAGAGACATCAAATCCAAATTCCAGGATAGAGAGCATCATCACAGATCCCTGGCCATTGCCTCAACCTCCATACAAGGGAGCCACAGCTCTGTTGCAGTGCTGAGGCTAAATCTGAAGCTGTAGGTCCCACACCCATTTGTGCAGAATATCCATTCGtttgagggtggtgaggctctggaacagatttcccagagaagatgtggatgccccatccttggaggcattcaaggccagcttggatggggcctgggcagactgatctggtgggtggcagccctgcctgaggcacagGGGTTAGAGCTCAACAatcattaaggtcccttccaacctaagctgttctataattctatgatctaGGCAGAGAGATTTGGAGAAATCCTAGATAAAAACATTTGGAGAAATTTGAGCAAGAATGCTCTTCAGATATTTCCTAGAAGGAATTGTTAAGCCACAGTCTCAAGTAGGCCTGTATCAAGAATAATTATTATTCAATCTGTCTTTGGATTGGTAGGATGATGGTTTTACTTAGATTACAGAAAACTGGGAGCTCCCATCTACAGAGAAGAGGATCATAGTAGGGTAGCAGAGGAAGTCACTCATGTTGAGACCTGGAGTGattataaacaaaatgaaatttagaTGAGAAACTACTGACTGCCTCTGTACAGGTGGTGGGCTTCCATAAAAGTAGTTTTGCAACGAGCATAAATGAGGAAGGACTAAGGCTTGCTGTATTATTCAATCACAAGGTAAGGTTAGTCTGGAAATACAGATGCAACAGATAGAACTCAAGGGTGCTGCAGGGAATTTCcaatacagaaataaagtaATAACTTGTGAGAATACTTGTAAGTCCTCTCCTGTAGCAGCATGTGCAGGAAAGATTAACCGAGTCTGCAAGAGGAGGTGAGAAAGGCATCCAGTGTGTGTAGCTGAGACTAAACAATTTGGGTTTGCTCAGCATGgcaaaacaaagctgtgagagGGAAAGGATTGCTGTCTACAACAAAAGTGAGAGTGATGAGACAAAACCATGTAAACTAAAGAAGGAGAGTGGAGAACAGGAAAACGAGCAGAAACTGAGCACAGATGAAGATAAGCaagaaatgctaaaataaaataattataaaataaataatatatatgtatactttAAAAGACTGTCATGTAACCGGGGAATGATGCTGGGGacaaagacagaacagaacaaaaaccccaacacaACCAAGCAAAAAACTAACTCTACAAAAGCCCTAAGTGCTTCTATGGTCTCCTTTGCTGGTGAAACTCCAAGGACAGTTGTTTCAAGCTGCGTTTACTTCCCATTTCTCCCAGCATTTGTCCAGGTCTATCCCTATATAGGCAGATATTTAACCTGCCATGAGATGTCCCCTGCTGGAGCACTCTGGGAAGTCACTCCTCACATTGCTGGAGTGTGAAACCTCTCCAATTCTGCTGACTGAATGTGTAGAACTGCATCTTTCTCTTTGTTCACTCCAGGTACTCTGAGTATTACAAAAGCCCAATGGAGCAGATGCGTGAGCGTTGTGAAAGCTACCCTCCCTGTGACTATCTGTCTGAACAAATAGGATTTCCCATGGCCTACAACCGTTTCTTTGGGAGATACTAAGGCTGGGATGATTATTTTGATCATCTGACCGTTCTGAATCCCCCGGCAGAAAGAATCTTGTGgataggaagaaggaaagaaggacaTCTACCCTGAGACCTTCTTCCATTGTCTCCTTTGccagctgaaacacaaaggcAATGACTATTCCACTTGTCTGGATTGCTTGCTTTcatcagaaatgtttattttctgttatcttCTGTGGTATTTTCAGTGCCACTAGGAATGGTTGAGAAGACTCTGTGTTACCTGCTTCCTTTGTAAATGCTATTATTACATAGCCAGAAATCATGTCCCAGTATACTGTTCTTATTATTCTATCACAAAATTTGCCTGTTTAACATCAAAGTTTAAATCCCCAGAAGTATGTTTGAAGACATTTTAGATGAGCCCTTCCATTTGTGTGCTACATTCAGTGACTGTGAAAAATGAATTGGAAATCTCTTATTGTTTTTGTTACAATTGATTTCTGGTGAAACCGAGTAtaccaaagcagaacaaaaaaccACCTCTCTCTCTGATGCTTTAGCTTTTGTGCTTGAAATTAAACATGTCAGTGTCTccccaaaagcaaacaaaataaagcaatgaactttataaaatagaaataaagcCGTTCAACGTGGATTGGAGTTCGGACAGCATTTTGTTCATTCAAGGTGATTTGCCTCTCTctttatgtatatgtataaaagtatatatatacacatatctTCTTCAATCTGCATTACTTCATTCTGTCTCCCTGTATGAATGTTATGCATCAGCAACTTTCAGCAGTCTCCCTTGACACAGCCTGTCAAAATATATTCCCTGGGAGGTAGATGGCAAATCCTATCTCCAACACTGTTGAGCCTCAAGCAACTGAGAAACACCAGatctctttgtttttatgtatgCTGGTGCATCCATTCCCAGATGCTGATTGCAATACGTACTTCTTATGTAAAATAGTTGGtatgctgcttttctctgttcctctgtACAACCTGTTTCTGCTGTTAAGGAGATGTCTGGAAGGTAGAGTGGGATCCAGACTAACGGgattttcttcccccctcctctGCTCCATTGCAAATcagcaatcatagaatcatagaatcacagaatcgtttgagttggaagggacccttaaaggccatctggtccaactcccctgcaatgagcagggatgcctacagctcaatcagggtGCTCAGTGCCCCTCCATCCTGACCTTGGATATCTCCATGGatgggcatccaccacctccctgggcagcctgtgccagtgcttcactaaaTGACTACACCAAGATTCAGGTAATGACTCCTATATACCATTAGAGTGGTGGAGAGGATAGCCAGATTTGTAATGATTTGCTGCCTACTGAATTCAGAATTCCTCTGGAAGACCCTACACTAAAGTAAGGACATGGGATAAGTCTACACAGATGGCTGCTGTGTGCAAAGCCCTCCTTTGGCAAGCTGTTATGGCTTGCTCTGGGTATACTGACCTTGGCCAAGGAGAAAACGTTAATAAGTACCTCTGCTTGTCTTGGTCAAATATCTGAGAGTGGTTCCTCTATTGACACAAAGTGATGCCCACAGAAAAACTCACCTTTGAAGGGCATCTAGTAAAATGAACAACACTCTCATTGGAAGCAGTGAAAACATTGCCAGGAAAATACCAAAGAGATTAGTGAGCTCTAAGTATCTGCTGCATGAATGTGAGTGTTTGTTGATGTTGCATGGTTCTTTTGGTAGAAATAAAATCGAATTTTCAGTcaatatttacatatttcttttagttttacatttctcttctccttttgataaatatttttttctgggaagGTGAACATTAACGCCTTGATCATGCAATCTGCACTGCGTCACCAGACCTTTATATGGCCTTTGGAGACCTGAGTGTGCAAATCAGATCACAAATGCAATGTTGGATTGGAGCAGCTCGATTTTCACCCACTCAAGGGACACTTCAATACCATTACtcatcctctgctgccatcGTATGGCCATTGCATTTATCGCCATAGCTGTGCGTGCCCACTTCAAAACCTCTCTGACCAACTTATTACGAATAACAGGCAATGAGAAGTGGGCTTCGATGATCTGTGTTACAGTCAGAATGAAATACTGGtaatatttgctctttttttttttttttttgtacagaattATTGCCGGAGGTCATGGGTCTTTGCACGTGAGTGACTCATTGCCCTTTAATTGGAAGGACGACTGCAAAGCGGCTAGCAGGGAGAGATTTTTCTCGATGTAGAATCTGCATTTATGCACTCATTCTGAGTGTAACCATGTAATCAGGTCAACAAGGTGCCACTCTGCAGTAGTGGAGGTGGAGGAATGGCAGCATGCTATTAGGAACTGGGAGAAGCTAAAGAGGAGAGAGACATTTATGTTATCTCTGCCTCCAGATGGGATCCCAGTCTACCGTGCTTTTCTGGCTAGGCTTTATCAGAGCTTTGCAGGTGATGAAAATGACTTCCTAAACTCTCAGCCGGGGAGTACTCTCCACCCTAACTTCACATATACTCCTCAGCAGAGAGCTGTCTTAGAACTCTCCAAGTCagtttcccttctctttgcaAGAACAAGAGTGCAAGATACCTTGGAATTAAGAGAATTATCAAGGCAAAAGACAGCTGCTGAAGTTGGAGTGAAGAATCAACTCATAAAGTCTCAGTGCATCCAACCCTTGTTTGTGGATTATGGGCACACTTCTACCAGTAAGCTGACTGTTGGGCGTGATCAGTGACATCTGAATTGCTTTAAGAATCCACTGGGTGATCTTTGGTCAAAGAACTGTCACCAGAATTGGAGAGTGAAATACAAACTCCagaactcaagaaaaaaaaagagaaagaaacgAATGCAAGGGTTCCCTGCTTGAGCTCAGTGTTTTCTACAATGTCCTTGGGAGGACTCCAGGATGTCGATGCTTCTGCTGGCCAGCATTCTGTTGCTGATCTTGCAAAGACTGGTAAGAGGGGTAAACACTGTGTTTTATCTGAAATGGCGAAATCATGTGTCCTACTGaagtaaagcttttttttttttcttttaaataaatttaaaatataatctcCCAGGAGCTTTGGATTAATTCTCATAGAAttgttcttctccttttctaGCCTGTTTCAGCTGAGATTCTGCCAACAGCAGTGTGCTGTTGGATGGGGCAGTGACCACATTGCTCTACTTCTTGTGAATTTTAGCTTCCCCTCAAAGAAATTACAGTATCATTGAGAAATAATTGGCATTCTCATATGGTTCATGGACCAGAGCAACTTCAGAAGCTAAGAAGAGTATTGAATAATTAGTGTGTCctttcacaaacaaaatatattagAGATTACGTAAAACCTCACTCATGTTTTAGTGTTTATTTACATGACAAGTCCATCTGGCCTCACTGGGACAAAGTGGATAAATAAAAGTtttggcaca of the Gallus gallus isolate bGalGal1 chromosome 1, bGalGal1.mat.broiler.GRCg7b, whole genome shotgun sequence genome contains:
- the OC3 gene encoding uncharacterized protein LOC417943 precursor, yielding MRKLLAPLILTLALAVHCCCEKDPKEPSGSPSAASITVEKEVANAFVKRQKRFDMYEWYSEYYKSPMEQMRERCESYPPCDYLSEQIGFPMAYNRFFGRY